In Duganella zoogloeoides, a single genomic region encodes these proteins:
- a CDS encoding CBS domain-containing protein has translation MKVSEILQVKGSILYTISPDQPLAEAADIMAEKDIGSLVVMEFGDLVGMLTFREVLRALHANEGNVGAGTVRKHMDDYPITVTPDTEVNEVRRIMLEKHARYLPVMNAKTILGVISFYDVARAVLEAQSFENRMLKAYIRDWPGDQAEPHPD, from the coding sequence ATGAAAGTCTCCGAAATCCTGCAGGTCAAAGGCAGTATCCTCTACACCATTTCGCCCGATCAACCGTTGGCCGAAGCGGCCGATATCATGGCGGAAAAAGACATTGGCTCGCTGGTCGTCATGGAATTCGGCGACCTGGTTGGCATGCTCACGTTCCGCGAAGTGCTGCGCGCGTTGCATGCTAACGAAGGCAATGTCGGCGCCGGCACGGTGCGCAAGCACATGGACGACTACCCGATCACGGTCACGCCCGATACCGAAGTCAACGAAGTGCGCCGCATCATGCTGGAAAAACATGCGCGCTACCTGCCCGTGATGAACGCCAAGACCATCCTCGGCGTGATTTCGTTCTACGACGTGGCGCGCGCGGTGCTGGAAGCGCAAAGCTTCGAAAACCGCATGCTCAAGGCCTATATCCGCGACTGGCCGGGCGACCAGGCCGAGCCGCATCCGGACTGA